The Topomyia yanbarensis strain Yona2022 chromosome 3, ASM3024719v1, whole genome shotgun sequence nucleotide sequence GTGTTAGAGAAATCTTGGGtgtagttgtgcgtggatgatagcgattgcatgttcgtctttgtgtatcatcgcgaagggctcgcgCGTTTGTAAGCtcacgtgttcgatcgcgttgGCGTTtgaatgtcgcgtgtgctagcgtacATGTAACTTCGAgtatataaattcgatttcataaccgtggccattcgcatattcgtgtgtgttcttggatggtcgTGCGGACCGTGATTCTGATACATAATTTTAAgtatacggttcagatgctagaagagagggAGTTCTCCAATATCGCTAGAGTTCTAGGTCGTATCGCCATTGAACGTGTTATCCAGTAGATATTAGCGTCATTtcttttgattggtccaactgaagataTGGACCAAGGCCAGTTCGGCCGAGtgtagagattttcggacgtgaccgattcataatcGCACTCATTTATAAGTTTAatagtgctaaaacattcacttaaataccggggtgttttcatattTGCGAAACCGTGGACATTGGTGATCGCGAAGGcattaagcgtttgtatgttaacgtgctgaaCGCTAGAAAAGTGATATTCCCATATCACTGGAGTTCAAGGTCATGTCACTCTGAggcgtgttgtttagtggatatgagcatcatttttttattgaccCAACTGAAAGTTTGGACCTATGTAATTGGCCGAGGGTAATGACATATAAGTTTATAAGTGCTCAAACTTTCTCTTATTTCTCgggttgttttcatgtttgcgagattaCCGGCATAGGTGTGCTTGGGCGATCAGGAAGGCTTCAAGCGTTTGTattttaacgtgtttgtcacgtctcctagcgtgtatgtaacttcacgtggataaatttgattttataatcGTTCATCTtttatcatatacgtcagttctgcatccatttccTTACCCAGCTGGCAcgaatacactcaagttttttttacgcggtattttttacgcggtttttttacgcggattttgaaatttacgcggttttcatttacgcggattttgaaatttacgcggtatccatcaacgaggttccctttaacgcggattcttaaatttaagtggtctttatttacgcggattttgaaatttacgcggtttttatttacgcggcctgtatcccccgcgtaaaaaaacctgagtgtactcagacgaacacatgcACACAAAAATTGTACACTAgtgctaaaaactacaattatcaCTGCTTTAACACTAATAATCCTATACTTTTACATTTGTTTAATGGCTGATCGTTAGTTTAGGCTGGTCCAGAGtataaaaaacacaaaacataaaaaggccCAGGTACAGGACACTACCGTTCTTCACGTCGCGCTGTAGATCGCCGTTGTTCTGAAGTACCCAAGCGAGTCGCAGGGTGACCTGCGGGTTCATCATTTTGATGACACTTCCGGCCAGAAAACGCTTGCTACGAGAAAAGAAGTGCAGGAATCGGGCGCCGAATTTGAGCATTCTGAAATGGGTAAAGCGATCAAGAATTTTTCAAGAGATGCGATGTTCGTGACAAGAGTACCTTAGCTTCAAGCTGTTGTTTTATTGATGGACGAGTTTATCCGCGCGTAAATCTTTCCAAGTGATGAAATTGTGGTATATCTTTCCGGTGAGCCGATTCCAGCAAGTGAACGTATTTCTTTGCGTTGATATGCTCAGACAGTCGATTCGCTCAGCGCTTAGTGAGGCGTCTGAAATTAGAAGCAGAAGAGTTTCGGGTGGAGTACACTTGaattcaattttgtttttttgctttTGTCTGATTACAAATTTTGTTATCTTACAGCCAATTTAAGATTTGGCTGGGAATCAAGCCTGTTAGACTGTCTTCCGTAGacagattcacaaagatcacatgaaaatgactcagcgcgctgaatagtttccatgtgataattgagtttgtagtgtccggttaaagccctgatcagcatgccgcaggggagtttcgaaaaatttgatttctccaataattgcgatgctcggacgaagcccaggaccgcatttttttctcttatccaacttgtcgaaattggtagGGCAGGCTCAAGAcaaacgaagtcaatcgctgcacTGCCCTGatcaattcgtcagcccattcatttccagtgatACCGGAGTGttcgggcacccagacaaggtagtgttgacaatgcttagttcttcaatttgggttcggcatgcgatcactagcttggaccgtgatttgtctgagctaagagccttgattgcagcccGAATATCGGAatttataactttgccggacaagctatgttgaagggccgattgtaccccgtacataatcgcgaagatttccaCTAGTAATACAGTATAGTATCTTCCTTttaataggggagactgaggagacctgattgccttttttatttttcaatccaactccgttAAATGATAAAACAATTAAGCATTTTTTGTAGGTTTatatagcacagactaacagatataACACTATGACGGAATTTCCTAAAAAACGTCGATCCGACAACTTTcctagaacactagctccaccttttattcacggtcccaaacacactatttcactagtggtctatcccccatatgcttgttcatatgtcagtggcgccattatttcaaatgtgactacatatttAAAATGACAGTTAAAGCAGGTGAAGCTTTGTTcttaagtgttatgtctgttagtctgtgtatATAGTTACTacactcgaaaaaatttcaacgttatgcctattgattttacacatagatttttgcaattagcggtGGCATAGAGACACTGTTTGCTGGAACAAAAACCTAATGTGTGAATTTATAAGAAATATTAGTCAtatattcacatttcataattgTAAGGCACATAAaactcgattctataacaatacgcacatataCCTTATGTGTGTGTATACATAGTTAATACAGTTGAAACATAGTAGGTATCTGTGCGCTTAATAagattagcatttcttcttcatatagaTTTTAAGTAGTTGGAAGCAAAtcgaattaacgtttggattttttcagtaaaaatcatgaaaaattacatggaaataatACACTGTAAACAAATGGAAAATGCTTAGATTAGTCttgactcgatccctaattgaGGACACATAATtcgtttttgaaaatatgtttaAAAGAGTATGTAGGGTAATGAGTCTAGTTACGCCCTGTTATTTAttgtcaccctacccatttgaagctgttGTTTAGAGTAGCGTCTACCCTATTTGTTCAACGCATATGATCAAAGGGTAGTTCGATAATTGGGGCTAGTGTGTATGAATCATGGCGAAGGCGATCAAATCTCAACGAATTTGTGGGATCAGGTGACCTCATGGCAGCTATTTCAGCAatctttaataaaaatatagttgaacaaagaAATCAACTCAATCATAACTTGTTAATATACTTGACATTCTCTTGGAATGctgtattattattattattgtttattggggctttaacctataGGTCATTCGCCCATAACTGGAATGCTGTATGtaaaagtatagtatgtagaGGGTGATTGCATCAAttctataaaagtttgaaaatttagaaaatcttTACTTGTTCTgagtttttttaaatcggtgaaAATTTGGCTACACATTTTCAATTCCTTTTTTGCATGAAAGAATTTTAGATAAGACTACGCAACTTTCTTAACTTGATTAATGTTTTCTAATccgatcaagtctcctcagtctttCATACTATATGAGTTACTACATCTTGAGCCACGGGACACtccgcataattgtcccatgtgtattcACTCAGgttgtggtccactaggaggttgacaacagtctattatctttctccgaacaAAACCAACCTAAAGGCCGTGTGGAATCCGGCGGGTTGGAGTATTTCAACAAataattgatccactgggttcctgttcccatgtcgtaagagacgactgaaaaacaggagtcctcaagtcaaggtgtttctccgtgtcgaggactgaatggctggcaggactaaaatatacCAGTCGCgtacggagtgtcgtgggtcttacccttgctgtgttaattacgattcacacgatacatTAGGTTTGCGTCACCGGTAGGAAAGTCAACTGAGCGTCAAGATTAGTTGCATGcagttaaggacattatacaagcgAGCCACAACACAGCTCCTacgccacacacacccctctccccatgtatctgacatgaacaaatataaaaatacgttttacaaCACACTAACCTTACCGCTGTGcaacgaaactgctacttgaggaagctagaCAATTTTCCTATGcaatcaacccgagtttttgacgggaTGCTATCTGTAgttcttattttgtgcgaaaatatcacccttcttcttttcaaaacactcttatttttcttcttcccaTTTTTATTGCACTTTTATCACACACCACTGCGAAAAACACccacgaaactttaatcgtttactaacaaaacttcaaattttctgccactgTGTAGATAACCGaaggaaaatgttcaaaaactctcatttgtgcgtttgaatttttacttcgaattacattttttctcaatgtaaacaagctcgtcggtgcctagcaacaagcgggCGTTcatggcttccacatatctttaCCTTAAATGgaagcattcacacacaacatcaccctgtcaaaaaacatgcggacgaacatggtcaggcgatttaaaaagtttgacgtttgactcaactcgcctgtgctaattgcccctcggaacaaatgcaattagcgaatgcgatttaaaggcaatttcaatacttagacaaattttctggcggctgaaatggacttggttgtttttcgcgtttttcaaacatggcggttcatgtttggcttaatcttgaaattgttttttgaacaattggtgtgttctcccttgtactttgtttgtctagtacacttcatttagccaaagaatgtgggaaattgtggaatcgtgtgtaagtatagtggaacaagatctctgacctaaagtcttaatgaacgtcagattgtggtaagttttggagtgcaataccaattttaccattgattcttcctataatttggtggtgtTTACCGAgtgtactgataagtttatgtgagtagataatgaatccgaaaataaatattatttttaattttcatattaggcaattaagggcgattaaatggcacgttccgtgtgcgatttaagggcgggttgggcggcaaaaaatgacggcggcaaatcgcccaaatgttgcatttgaaatagccccctaattgccagcaatttgctggcaaattgaatggcaattagcgcatccgagttggcaaatagccccccgttagccagcaacttgcccttttgaCTGGGCAATGGCATGGAACGATTTGACGTATGACATgtgtgaacgggcacaagagaaaagtaaaacttatcctgacggaacggtgatattccgttgacgttgacggaagctgatgtatcgtctgacgCAGTGGACGCTTGTTTCTtggcaaatcgtgggattcgaGGTTCgctgtttggtatcttctagttgttGTACAACaaatgctgatgatgaaatgtgtagtgctgtaatcgagtatagttagagtagcacaaattaaacttcagcataaacgtacagcaactatgaatctatcccgccttgtgcaagaaggaaaagcttccatagctttggtaccatatttccataaaggaaacttctatgttggaaagctacttgtAACGTTGCTACCACCTCCGATCGTGTTCGCGTCTGTCTATCAACTAACTCGATGGCTTTCCGTGAACCATCTCTACGAAAGCTCTCAGTCGATCTACTTCGTTCACTCACGTACACTTGTGCATGGGTGCTCTGCGTATTATGGACTGCTTGATATGTCACGACGGTACATCTCTCCCACCATTTAGAAACAACACAACAATGGTTTAAATCTTTTATTCCCAAATCCCCTACATGTCGTattgtataattattcgtagtCTTCGTACTTCTTGGGTTTGCGGATTTCCCTACGCTGCCTACCAACCCCGCCATCCTCAGTATACTGTCTTTTATCATTCTCGAAATCCTTTTCTATAAATTCTTCGCTTTCATCTCCGCTTAACTTTTCGTCTTTACGCAGAAACTTAAAATGAGTACTATTCCTCTTATACGTTTTGCCCGTTTCCTTCGATTTGACAACCACTTCTCCCCCATTAATAAAAATTACTTCAAATTCTTCTTCTCCGAACGTAGGCTGTAACGACCCCAGCTTCAAATTTCGCATGATGACAATATCTCCTGTTTGAAGATGATGAACAGCGACATGGCGTCTCGTATCCGATCGAATTTTGTGCTGTTCTTTCATGACCATGTCCCGATCTTTCGACGACTCCAATAACAAGCTAGATTGTAGATTGACGGGATTGAATTCCTCATTTCGCGACCGTAAATCATTTTCGCAGGGGATAAACCAGTTGTCTCTTGAGGGGTAGAATGATACATGATTAGGTATTCCATTAAATCTGTTTCCCAATTTGTGCTTTGGATAATACTAATCTTGATTCTTCGACCTATATTCCGCATTTGCCTCTCAACCGCTCCGTTTTGTTCCGGCCAATACGGAGTGGAGAGGTTCAGATGAATGCCGTAGCTAGTGCAAAATTGCTTAAGCTCTGAAGATCTAAACTGAGGACCGTTGTCAGCTGTTATTGATCGAGGAACTCCAAGCGATGCGAACATCTTCAATAAGGCACGAATAACTTTTTGTGATGTCGCAGGTTTCATGGTTTCCACTTGCATGAAACAACTGGTGTAACATGCAACAACGAGTAAAGATTTTCCTTCTGGCAATCCTTCTTTGAAATCCATAGCAAGATCTTCCCAAGGTTGAGTGGGAATTCGGCGACCAATAGGGTTCGGCTTATCAGGCAACGCCGTCATTTGGCAAGGTTTGCAGCTTTTGACAATTTGTTCCACTAGTTTGTCCATCCCTGGAAACCAAACTTTCGATCTCAGATGGGCTTTGATACCTGTGATGCCTTGGTGTCCAATGTGAGCTAACCTGACTACCTTTTCACGGAGTTTTGCAGGGATCACTATCCTGTCTCCTCTTAGCAACAGCTCTCCATAACACAAAAGATCATCTTTGATTGTAGCGGTCTTGTATGGAAGGGCAACTTCATTCCAGTTTCCGGAAGATATTGCGGCTTTAACGCTGTTTAATTCTTCGTCCTCCATAGAAGCTTTTTGTAGTTCAACTTCTCCAATAGCAATAGGTCTCGTTTCATTAATCAACCACTGTACAACATCTTGTTCCTCGGACACCGGATCTCCATTAACAGCCATTCGAGAGAACGAATCGGCCAAATTTTTATCCCCAGGTTCGTATTTGACTTCAAAATCGAAAGCTTGAAGGCGAAGAATCCATCGCTCTATTCTGGCTGAAGGCTTCGATTGCGCTCGGTTGAACAGATACTGTAGAGGCTTGCAGTCtgttattagaaaaaaatgtcgtccatataaatatatataaaacTTTTCCATTGCCCACACAATCGCATAACATTCTCTTTCTGTCTGACAGTATTTCCTTTCGTGGCTTGCTAAGCTTCTTGAGGCACAGTAGATGGCACGAGACACTCCCTCTTTCTTTTGTATCAAAATTGCGCCGACTCCTACTGGGCTGGCATCCGTTACTAGAAACGTATCATCGTCGGGATCGTAGAAACCTAAAGTTTCAATTCTGCCTAATACTGATCTGATTTGACTCAATTCGGCCGTATGTTGTTCACCCCATACGAAAGAAGATTCCTTGATCAGCAGCTTTCGCATTTCAGAAGTTCTTGTTGCCAAATTAGGAATAAACTTTCCAACAAAGTTTATCATTCCTAGAAGGGACTTGAGCTCAGTTAAGTTTTTAGGAGGGCGTAAATCTAATATCGCTTGGATCTTATCTTGAGTTGGTCTAATCCCGTCAACAGATAAGATGTGACCAAGAAATGTGAGCTCATCTACACCAAAAACCGATTTCTTTTCATTAATCTTCATATTAACTTCCTTGATTCGTCGTAGCACTTCCGCTAATATCTCGTCGTGTTCCTCTTCGGTACTTCCATATACCAATAGGTCATCCATAAATACGATCAAGCCTTTGATACCACGAAACAAATTCTCCATTTCGCGTTGAAACAACTCTGGGGCAGACTTAATACCAAACATCAATCTGCGGAAACGATATACCCCGCTTCTTGATACGAATGTAGTAATGTTTCTACTCTCCGATTCCAACTCGATGTGGTAATAAGCTGACTCCAGATCTATTTTCGATAATTTGACCACCTTGCGTATTCCCGCTATGGCGGTGTCAATATTTGGCATAGGGTAGTGTTCGCGAATTACTGCTTGATTGGCAGCCCTCATATCAACGCAGAGTCTTATTTTCCCATCACTTTTCCTAACCGGTACTAGCGGTGATATCCATGTGAATGGTGCTTCTGCCCGTTCGATGATCTTTTTATCGATAAGATCTTGTATGACCTTCAAAAGTATTTAtgaacacaaataaaacaaaataatgacgcataaaaacaaaaaataacctTACCTTTTCAACGTCGGCTTCCATCGAGATAGGAAGGCGTCTTGCAGCCTGGACAACGGGTTTGATGTGACCGTCCACTTGAATTTTCAAAGCAGGGCCAGGTAGCTTTGGAAATTCCGAGTCCATCGTTGTATAATCCGATTCACTACTGATTTGGTTCACACTGTATCCAATTTTTAGAACGCCTAGAGCAAAAGCGGTTGCCTTGCTCAACAAATCGGTCTGGCCCTTAGGAGCAACTAGGAGATGCGTCCATACTCCAGCCTCTGCATCGGGAACCTTAATTTCCGCCTCAAAAGCCCTCGTGAACAATATTTTGGAGTCAGAAGCAAAGGACTGTAGATGTAGGTCGTCCGCATCCCTTTCGTTCATGATATTTGCACCTCCTTCCTTTAGTTTTTGGAATGTGCATTCCCGGATAATATTAGCTGGTGACCCTGAATCTACTATCATCTCTATTTGTGTCCCTCCAACATCGAAACGGAGAATTTCAGATGGTTCTCCATCGTTGACAAAAAAAATTCCACTTACTCCAGACTCAGTCACAGAACATATCCTTTTGTTCTGTTTCTGTAACGTATGGGGTCCCTCTGACTTCCTTTTTCTGCAGCACGCTCTGAAATGTCCTTGCATTCCACAGTTGAAACAAGTTACACTCTTTGCTGGACATTTCTGTATTTCCTTCGCAATATGCCCTGGTCTGTTACAATTGTAACATTTCCTAGTGCTATTATAGGAACCCCCCGAAGaagctttttgaaaaaatggtttCTCCCTAGGATTCTGTGCTACTTTTTGCACCAGTGCTTGTACAGATGTTAATGACGGTGATCTATCGTATTCCTTCGAATGTTTGTGAACCTCTTCCATGGTTTTCCCAAGCTGCATTACCTCCAACAATCCTTTCTCTTCCGTCAAAAGTTTCTTCCTCAGATCGGTAGAATAACACCCCTCGATAATCTGATCGATAATCATATCATCCAAATCGATATATTGGCAGCGATTTCCTTGCTCTTTCAATCGAAAAACGAAATCTTCAAAACTTTCCGAATGTTCCTGCTTTAATGCTCGAAACTGGTGCCTCTCAAACCTCTTATTCAGTTGAGGTGCAAAATGGTTATCGAATGCCAGAATCGCTGATTCATATTTGAGAACGAGGAGCTCATTATGATTTGATTGCATGGGAACACAAACTTGCACTTGATCAATTTTATCGAAGTGAGACTGCAATTCAATGCCACCAAGTACCAACAAAAGATTATACTTTTCTTCGTCATTGGCTATGTTATTAGCAGCTATGAATCTCTCGAATGCTCTTTTCCATTTTTCCCAGTTACTCCGTGGGTCGGATCCAACCGAAAAAGATGGCATAACTGCCGCATCTGTGAAAGAAAATACAACATACTCATTACGTAAGTATCCTACATAGCTAGCTACAACAAATAATTAGGTAAATAATCCAGCAGCACTGTCCATTCAGGCATTCTTCTCGCACCCTTTTTATTGTATACCACGATTGCATAGCCTGCATAATTCTCTAAAGATATTCATACTCAAACCCTCACTGGTACTACATTTATAGCTTTATCTCACTCAACAACTTTTACAGCACGAAGCGAATCCGgtgagtagttttttttttctcatctcATAGCAGTAGCTCATCGTCATCCATGATATCTATAGCACGAAGCTTAATCATCTCTAAAGTAGTGAGAAACTCAGCTCACTTGTTTGCGACACCAACACCTTCACAACACGAAGCTTTTCATTACaatttatctttttttttttttgcacagcACCAAGCCCAGCCTTTTATTTCCACAGTTACAGCACGAAGCTTTCCAGTTAAAAATAGTTACTTTTATATAGCACGAAGCTCGACAGCTTTTCTTCATCATTACAGCACGAAgccattcattttcaaaaatattgcccTGCATAGCACGAAGCTCAGATCCACTTTTTCGCACAAACACCTGCTCCCTAGTCTTGCTTTATTCACCACATCTCCCGTCACAACTGACACAAAATGGTCGCAAAAACTTGCATTTCTTTACTCGCCGCAACAACTAAAAGAAGCGATTCTTTCCGCAAACCGGTTcggcaataatttttttttcagcgcTAGCGGTCGGCTCACTTCGAACGTAGTTCGAgcctttgaaaaaaaacgcaCGCACCGAGCGGTCGCTATGTTCATGCCTATTGTTCGCCATTCTCTTTGTTTGAGACGCGATGGCGTTTTTATAATCAACCACATTTTTTCATGTTTGTAAGAGCACTCTATTTTACTTATTGCTTGATAGAACCATTTGTTTCTTTTCACAAGCACTGTTAGGTTTTAAACACTTCCCCGGTGCAAATTAAAAACTCACCGATTTTCATCCTCGTCGCCATTGTAACGTTGCTACCACCTCCGATCGTGTTCGCGTCTGTCTATCAACTAACTCGATGGCTTTCCGTGAACCATCTCTACGAAAGCTCTCAGTCGATCTACTTCGTTCACTCACGTACACTTGTGCATGGGTGCTCTGCGTATTATGGACTGCTTGATATGTCACGACGGTAcactacttaaccccgtcttcgtagctttcaacaaaaatgccATGACAAATGCACGTGAAATACCTCGTGCATGTATGCTTACGAATAGTGCTGTTGatgcatgtcttatatccgacctcacaacttgcgatacttgtgctgtcacggtaaatatgaatgttgacaacataaacaagaaatacgtctattgttcggcatatttgccgcagtGAATATTTGGTAGTCAATGAAAGAGAAGAATGCACTGACAACACTCGGATAGCAGTGTTGTACATAATGAGAACACGCGAATGAAAAATATCAGAGTTCAGCAACACTGGTCTTGTCAGAGTTTTTGGGCAGCCCGATTCTCGCAGTCTCCCTTTTAAATTGCACTAACGCCTCTTTCACCATTCGGCGATCAACCCCAATAATGTTGATGTCGTCCGCAAAGTTCAGAAGCATGTGAGATTTAGTTATGACAGTTCAGTTAGTTCGTTCCTGTACACACACCAGATCTATCGCAACTTTAAGCGCTatgttgattaaaaaattgaaaagagcATCACCCCGCTTCAATTCATCCATCTAACGTCACAAACGAGTTGATTGCCCTTAAGGCTATTTTGACGTTTGAGCACCCATATACTCAAGCAAAGTGTTAGACTTATACTGCATATTCAATTTCTATAAAACTCGTTTTAAGGAACATTAAACAATGTTAAATTCCGGCTGGCACGAAACCTGCTTTTTCCTAATTGCTAATTAATTTGGTTCATTATTGCACACACTGAATGGAAAATGTATTGTCATTAGGTTTCTAGAAGTGGTTTACTAGCAGAGAGACAGATATCAATGCAAACCTTCTCGACATCTTTGTGTGATGAAACAAGCAGCTGTTCCGAGCTACCACATTTGTCCGGCTTTAACCAGTGCAAATCGATGCATAAACATATTATGACCACCAGTCGCATTTACATATATTTCCTGCGAGGTTGAGTTTATAGAATTTTAACggttttgaataatttaatgcTGTTAAAAttgccaataaagaagcaatcATCACCGGTttgaaattactatttttctatGTTGAGGGGTTATCCCAAGGTCAAAAAGAT carries:
- the LOC131688385 gene encoding uncharacterized protein K02A2.6-like, yielding MIVDSGSPANIIRECTFQKLKEGGANIMNERDADDLHLQSFASDSKILFTRAFEAEIKVPDAEAGVWTHLLVAPKGQTDLLSKATAFALGVLKIGYSVNQISSESDYTTMDSEFPKLPGPALKIQVDGHIKPVVQAARRLPISMEADVEKVIQDLIDKKIIERAEAPFTWISPLVPVRKSDGKIRLCVDMRAANQAVIREHYPMPNIDTAIAGIRKVVKLSKIDLESAYYHIELESESRNITTFVSRSGVYRFRRLMFGIKSAPELFQREMENLFRGIKGLIVFMDDLLVYGSTEEEHDEILAEVLRRIKEVNMKINEKKSVFGVDELTFLGHILSVDGIRPTQDKIQAILDLRPPKNLTELKSLLGMINFVGKFIPNLATRTSEMRKLLIKESSFVWGEQHTAELSQIRSVLGRIETLGFYDPDDDTFLVTDASPVGVGAILIQKKEGVSRAIYCASRSLASHERKYCQTERECYAIVWAMEKFYIYLYGRHFFLITDCKPLQYLFNRAQSKPSARIERWILRLQAFDFEVKYEPGDKNLADSFSRMAVNGDPVSEEQDVVQWLINETRPIAIGEVELQKASMEDEELNSVKAAISSGNWNEVALPYKTATIKDDLLCYGELLLRGDRIVIPAKLREKVVRLAHIGHQGITGIKAHLRSKVWFPGMDKLVEQIVKSCKPCQMTALPDKPNPIGRRIPTQPWEDLAMDFKEGLPEGKSLLVVACYTSCFMQVETMKPATSQKVIRALLKMFASLGVPRSITADNGPQFRSSELKQFCTSYGIHLNLSTPYWPEQNGAVERDNWFIPCENDLRSRNEEFNPVNLQSSLLLESSKDRDMVMKEQHKIRSDTRRHVAVHHLQTGDIVIMRNLKLGSLQPTFGEEEFEVIFINGGEVVVKSKETGKTYKRNSTHFKFLRKDEKLSGDESEEFIEKDFENDKRQYTEDGGVGRQRREIRKPKKYEDYE